In Plasmodium gaboni strain SY75 chromosome 14, whole genome shotgun sequence, one genomic interval encodes:
- a CDS encoding CPW-WPC family protein codes for MFSPNFFFFCFVFSQIKSVISQKSAFCHKDYSKNCAEEWTKLSASEECVAPLSYRGPCPRYLQAEHETKKKKLLERECNIFWPCLDNCEKDYSSQCPTNWVPEDEKYCRPLSIYEGTCLLPYDFSNMTNEQKEIWSNKCSSSWPCKEKCKKDYSKICPKGWIKENDGMCLAPKNYNGPCLSRASLTTLDKDMKVAFEKLCKLNFPCLQECKMDDNDPCPKDWILKSDEFGTPQNCLPPDYYNGSCDEHTKFIGLNSTLKESLAYECDIKWPCGIDTTKLINYEEYCPEYWTQSEKYCIAPQSYMGPCSKKKLFHSFKKEIKKAYAEECNIEWPLYKNNREEYLPKISALRKGKYSYGSVEPITGNIISAMK; via the exons ATGTTTTCTCctaatttcttttttttttgttttgttttctCACAAATTAAAAGCG TTATATCTCAAAAATCTGCATTTTGTCACAAAGATTACTc TAAAAATTGTGCAGAAG AATGGACCAAATTAAGTGCTTCTGAAGAATGTGTGGCCCCTTTATCATATAGGGGACCATGTCCTAGATATTTACAAGCAGAGCATGAAActaaaaagaaaaaattacTAGAAAGAGAATGTAACATTTTTTG GCCTTGCTTAGATAATTGTGAAAAAGATTATTCTTCTCAGTGCCCTACAAATTGGGTACCAGaagatgaaaaatattGTCGCCCATTGTCTATTTATGAAg GTACTTGCTTATTACCTTATGATTTTTCAAATATGACTAATGAGCAGAAAGAAATATGGAGTAACAAATGTTCATCTTCATGGCCATGCAAa gaaaaatgtaaaaaagATTATTCCAAAATTTGCCCAAAG GGATGGATTAAAGAGA ATGATGGTATGTGCTTGGCTccaaaaaattataatggCCCTTGTTTGTCTAGGGCATCCCTCACTACTCTTGATAAAGATATGAaa GTGGCTTttgaaaaattatgtaaatTAAATTTCCCATGTCTGCAAGAGTGTAAAATGGATGATAATGAC CCTTGTCCAAAAGATTGGATTTTAAAGTCAGATGAATTTGGAACTCCTCAGAATTGCTTGCCCCCCGATTATTATAATGGATCATGTGACGAACATACCAAATTTATTG GTTTAAATTCAACATTAAAAGAAAGTTTAGCATATGAATGTGATATAAAATGGCCATGTGGTATTG ACACTActaaattaattaattatgAAGAATATTGTCCAGAATATTGGACTCAAAGTGAAAAG TATTGTATTGCTCCCCAAAGTTATATGGGTCCATGTTCAAAAAAGAAGTTATTTCATTCgtttaaaaaagaaattaaaaaagcTTATGCGGAAGAATGCAACA TTGAATGGCCCCTCTACAAAAACAATAGAGAAGAATACTTACCAAAAATTTCGG CTTTGAGAAAAGGGAAATATAGTTATGGATCAGTTGAACCAATTACAggaaatattatttcagctatgaaataa